From Marinobacter alexandrii, one genomic window encodes:
- a CDS encoding MFS transporter produces the protein MSNVSLGSDKPRLSFWQIWNMSFGFLGIQFGFALQGGFMSQIFLSMGASKDQIPALWIAAPLTGLLVQPVIGYLSDRTWSVRWGRRKPFFLIGAVLSSIALFFVPYSSALWMAAGFLWILDASINISMEPFRALVADKLPEKQRSFGFVVQTLVIGIGTWVASGLPWFVTNLGVSNDSTGGVVPDSVKVAFAVGALVFMISILYTIFSTKEYPPEDLEAFRKEKEKAKGFIHGVKEIFSGIKSMPLVMKKLGVVQFFSWFAFFTMWNFANIALTEHVFEPSNSEEYNAASAQVGYYMGTYGLASMAYALLLVFVTSKYSINRKYLHMISLIIGGLGFISMFYVSEAWMLHISFVAVGMAWASILSMPYAMLSSAIDGKKMGMFMGLFNMFIVIPQIVAALGGINFTYKLLFGEATINTMLLAGVSLILAGFANLIIVNKKAIEG, from the coding sequence ATGAGTAATGTTTCGCTAGGCTCTGATAAGCCAAGACTCAGTTTTTGGCAGATATGGAACATGAGTTTTGGGTTTCTTGGAATCCAATTTGGATTTGCCCTGCAAGGAGGTTTTATGTCTCAAATCTTTTTGTCTATGGGCGCTTCAAAAGATCAGATTCCTGCTTTGTGGATTGCAGCCCCATTGACAGGCCTTTTAGTTCAACCTGTCATTGGATACTTAAGTGATCGAACATGGAGTGTACGTTGGGGTAGGAGAAAACCATTTTTTCTAATAGGAGCAGTTCTTAGTTCCATTGCTTTGTTTTTTGTCCCATATTCATCAGCTCTATGGATGGCTGCTGGATTTCTATGGATACTGGATGCTTCCATCAATATCAGTATGGAACCATTTAGGGCATTAGTTGCAGATAAGCTTCCAGAAAAACAAAGATCATTTGGATTTGTAGTTCAAACGCTTGTTATAGGTATAGGAACATGGGTAGCAAGTGGACTTCCCTGGTTTGTAACGAATCTGGGCGTTTCTAATGATTCAACCGGCGGAGTAGTTCCGGACTCAGTCAAAGTAGCTTTCGCAGTTGGTGCACTAGTATTTATGATTTCAATCCTGTATACGATATTTTCCACCAAGGAGTATCCACCAGAAGACCTTGAAGCATTCCGCAAAGAGAAAGAAAAAGCCAAAGGATTTATACATGGAGTAAAGGAGATTTTTAGCGGCATCAAGAGTATGCCATTGGTAATGAAAAAACTTGGTGTTGTCCAATTCTTCTCATGGTTTGCATTTTTCACCATGTGGAATTTTGCCAATATCGCTTTGACAGAGCATGTATTTGAACCATCAAATTCTGAAGAGTATAATGCTGCTTCTGCTCAAGTGGGTTATTATATGGGAACATATGGTTTGGCTTCTATGGCTTATGCACTGCTGTTGGTGTTCGTAACCAGCAAGTATTCTATCAATAGAAAATATCTTCATATGATCAGCCTGATCATTGGTGGACTAGGGTTTATATCCATGTTCTATGTATCTGAAGCTTGGATGCTTCACATTTCATTTGTAGCTGTTGGAATGGCATGGGCCAGTATACTTTCAATGCCATATGCTATGCTGTCGAGTGCCATTGACGGTAAAAAGATGGGCATGTTCATGGGACTTTTTAACATGTTTATTGTTATTCCTCAGATTGTAGCTGCACTTGGAGGTATAAACTTCACTTATAAATTGCTTTTTGGGGAAGCGACAATAAATACAATGCTTCTTGCTGGAGTGTCGCTCATTTTAGCAGGATTCGCAAACTTGATTATTGTTAATAAAAAGGCAATTGAAGGATAA
- a CDS encoding ROK family protein gives MNKLAIGIDIGGTNSKFGIADQEGNIIAQSRIKTQDYADYPSFIQSLKKEIEELHSIENVIGVGVGAPNANYYKGTIENPPNLPWKGVSRFAEEVEKVFGLKCALTNDANAAALGEMVYGKAKNMKDFVVLTVGTGLGSGIVINGDLVYGKHGFAGELGHTLVNAHGRNCACGKKGCLETYVSATGIRRTVYKLLADYTEPSVLRAISFDDLSTRTISEAAEKGDKIAIEAFKYTGRILGMKLSDFVVHTDPEAIFLLGGLSKAGDHIFTPAQENMEHFLMPMFLDKKIQLLPSGLKDDDAPILGASSLVWKYLDS, from the coding sequence ATGAATAAACTTGCAATTGGTATTGATATAGGTGGAACGAACTCAAAGTTTGGTATTGCTGATCAGGAGGGAAATATTATCGCACAATCTCGGATCAAAACGCAGGACTATGCAGATTATCCGTCATTTATTCAATCACTCAAAAAAGAGATAGAGGAGCTCCATTCAATTGAAAATGTAATTGGTGTAGGGGTGGGTGCTCCCAATGCCAACTATTACAAGGGAACCATTGAAAATCCACCTAACCTACCTTGGAAGGGTGTATCTAGATTCGCAGAGGAAGTAGAAAAAGTGTTTGGGCTCAAATGTGCATTAACGAATGATGCAAATGCCGCAGCATTGGGCGAAATGGTTTATGGAAAAGCCAAGAACATGAAAGACTTTGTTGTCTTGACTGTTGGAACTGGCCTGGGTAGTGGGATTGTAATCAATGGTGATCTGGTCTATGGCAAACATGGATTTGCTGGCGAACTTGGACATACACTTGTTAACGCACATGGAAGAAACTGTGCTTGTGGAAAGAAAGGATGTTTAGAGACTTATGTGAGTGCAACAGGCATTCGAAGAACTGTTTATAAATTGCTGGCTGACTATACCGAACCAAGTGTACTTCGCGCAATTAGTTTTGACGATTTGAGTACACGAACGATATCTGAAGCCGCTGAAAAGGGAGATAAAATAGCCATAGAGGCTTTTAAGTATACAGGAAGGATTTTAGGAATGAAGCTTTCCGATTTTGTTGTTCATACTGATCCAGAAGCTATATTTTTGTTGGGTGGTTTGTCAAAAGCAGGCGATCATATCTTTACCCCCGCTCAGGAAAATATGGAGCATTTTCTAATGCCTATGTTTCTTGATAAGAAGATACAGCTATTACCCTCAGGTCTTAAGGATGATGATGCACCTATTTTGGGAGCATCTAGTCTAGTTTGGAAATACCTAGATAGCTAG
- a CDS encoding alpha-amylase family glycosyl hydrolase, protein MKILTHLILLAIVAWSCSTTTNSTKAPDISEIMYPEKAKDMVIYEVNIRQYTPEGTFNAFQDHLPRLEELGVDILWVMPVQPIGEKNRKGGLGSYYSIRDYTAVNPEFGTMEDFKNLVDDAHSRGMKVILDWVANHTSFDHAWTEIEGYHNTDSLGNVTWPEGTDWTDVADLNFENMDMQNDMISALRFWINETDIDGYRCDVAGAVPMDFWNRAKDSLDMDKDLFMLAEEEKPEMHEDAFHMTYGWGFHHTMNDVAKGEKNADDLVNFINEDYSRYPTNAFRMNFTTNHDENSWNGTVFERFGEGHKAFAVLAFTIQGMPLIYSGQEAGLNKRLAFFEKDSIDWDDVKYQEFYSKLVDIKHDNAALFNGEFGGRPTFIPTGNTNVIAYKRSKGDNTVTTLINLSDQPQDISIAELISFTDFFSGVEVSEKMDSLEPYAYYVGANAANNE, encoded by the coding sequence ATGAAAATACTTACCCACTTGATTTTACTGGCTATTGTAGCCTGGTCTTGTTCCACTACAACTAATAGTACGAAAGCGCCAGACATTAGCGAAATAATGTATCCAGAAAAGGCAAAGGATATGGTTATCTATGAAGTTAACATACGGCAGTATACTCCAGAAGGTACTTTTAATGCCTTTCAAGACCATTTACCGCGATTGGAAGAATTAGGAGTAGACATTCTTTGGGTTATGCCTGTTCAACCAATTGGAGAAAAGAATAGGAAAGGGGGGCTAGGAAGTTATTATTCAATTCGGGACTATACAGCTGTGAATCCCGAGTTTGGTACCATGGAAGACTTTAAGAACTTGGTGGACGATGCTCACTCCAGGGGAATGAAGGTTATCCTGGACTGGGTAGCTAATCATACGTCTTTTGACCATGCCTGGACTGAAATAGAAGGATATCATAACACAGACTCTCTTGGAAATGTGACCTGGCCAGAAGGAACAGACTGGACGGATGTGGCAGACTTAAATTTTGAAAACATGGACATGCAAAATGACATGATTTCAGCGCTTAGATTTTGGATAAATGAAACGGACATTGACGGATATCGATGTGATGTCGCAGGTGCTGTTCCAATGGATTTTTGGAACAGAGCAAAGGATTCATTGGATATGGATAAAGACCTTTTCATGTTGGCTGAAGAAGAGAAACCAGAAATGCATGAAGATGCCTTTCACATGACGTACGGATGGGGGTTTCATCATACAATGAATGATGTTGCGAAAGGCGAAAAGAATGCAGACGATCTAGTCAACTTTATTAATGAGGACTATAGCCGCTACCCTACAAATGCATTTAGAATGAATTTCACTACCAACCACGATGAAAACTCATGGAATGGTACTGTGTTTGAACGATTCGGAGAAGGGCACAAAGCTTTTGCAGTCTTAGCATTTACCATTCAGGGTATGCCATTGATATATAGTGGGCAAGAAGCTGGTCTGAATAAGCGATTAGCATTCTTTGAAAAAGACTCGATCGATTGGGACGATGTGAAATATCAGGAATTCTACTCAAAGCTGGTAGATATTAAGCATGACAATGCAGCACTTTTCAATGGAGAATTTGGAGGTCGACCTACATTTATTCCGACTGGAAATACCAATGTCATTGCTTATAAAAGATCTAAGGGAGATAATACGGTGACAACATTGATCAACCTTTCCGATCAACCTCAAGATATATCTATAGCTGAATTGATTTCTTTCACCGATTTCTTTTCAGGTGTAGAGGTTTCTGAGAAGATGGACTCCTTGGAGCCATATGCGTATTATGTAGGAGCAAATGCTGCGAACAATGAGTAA
- the pfkA gene encoding 6-phosphofructokinase, translating to MKNIGVFTSGGDAPGMNACVRAVVRSGLSLGLNVYGIRYGYNGIINGDMYLMKSYSVSNILQKGGTILKSARSEDFRTKEGRKKAYEQLKAKGIEGLVAIGGDGTFTGANIFYEEYGIPTIGAPGTIDNDLYGSDYTIGFDTAVNTALEAIDKIRDTANSHDRVFFVEVMGRHSGYIAIHCGIGGGAELVMVPETSTTIQDVIDTLNKGRDKEKTSAIVIVAEGDEQGNAHEIANKVMDKLPKLDIRVSTLGHLQRGGSPTSIDRLLASRLGLAAVEGLINGKSNVMAGVIDNKITYTSFKLAISKTKPINSELMRLVDVMNN from the coding sequence ATGAAAAATATAGGAGTTTTTACTTCAGGAGGTGATGCGCCAGGCATGAATGCTTGTGTAAGAGCAGTTGTGAGATCTGGATTAAGCCTTGGACTGAATGTTTATGGAATTAGATACGGATACAATGGAATCATCAATGGTGACATGTATTTGATGAAGTCATATTCAGTAAGTAACATTTTGCAAAAAGGAGGAACAATCCTTAAATCGGCTAGAAGCGAAGATTTTAGAACCAAAGAAGGACGAAAAAAAGCTTACGAACAGTTGAAAGCAAAAGGGATAGAAGGGCTTGTTGCGATCGGTGGAGATGGAACATTTACAGGGGCAAATATTTTCTATGAAGAATACGGTATCCCAACTATAGGAGCTCCGGGAACCATAGACAATGACCTCTATGGTTCAGACTATACGATTGGTTTTGATACAGCCGTAAATACTGCACTTGAAGCGATTGATAAGATAAGAGATACTGCTAACTCACATGATCGAGTATTCTTTGTAGAAGTAATGGGACGTCATTCAGGATATATCGCCATTCATTGTGGAATAGGAGGAGGTGCTGAATTGGTAATGGTGCCTGAAACTTCTACTACGATTCAAGATGTGATTGATACGTTGAATAAAGGAAGAGATAAGGAGAAAACATCTGCAATTGTGATCGTGGCTGAAGGGGATGAACAAGGAAACGCACATGAGATAGCTAATAAAGTGATGGATAAACTCCCAAAACTAGATATTCGTGTCTCGACTTTGGGACATTTACAAAGAGGAGGGTCACCCACATCTATTGATCGATTATTGGCTAGCAGACTTGGACTGGCTGCTGTGGAAGGTTTGATAAATGGGAAGTCAAATGTGATGGCTGGTGTTATTGATAATAAAATCACATACACAAGTTTCAAGCTGGCCATAAGTAAAACCAAACCCATCAATAGTGAACTGATGCGTCTGGTTGATGTTATGAATAACTGA
- a CDS encoding triple tyrosine motif-containing protein → MRPYLILIFTIFLIGTINVKAQKEDERQLISIPLTTTYTPSEYNGGIQNWGITQDTSGYIYIANNYGLLEFDGATWNKYAIAGATKVRTVLVEEISNRIYVGGQKQLGYFEHTKSGISYHSLVDRIPSNVVVDEIWDLVAFNNEIYINVNGTLALLKNDQIKILDNVNDVEFITSIDDELLAGSTNGIYRLKQDSTTFELLENSEGHSYRGVSKWGNKYILFTYDGDIFYYENKKLKSIKTSIDSFLKTSKINKVLKLENQTIVLGTQNNGLVIIDKDLKPILHLTKNRGLNHRTVIALYEDDFNNLWVGLNNGICVVELGSPFSLINENVGLEGTGYSAAKLNDEIYLGTSSGVFVPNEALGDMDARAGYSVLTGSEGLVNSISILDKKLILGHHEGAFILNEGKIEEFSNETGFWGFKKFAKNKLIGGTYNGFFLFKNLDIPELDKSLKGLSESSRVFEFEDDSTLWMTHGYKGAYKIKFKSDSINQLSHYGSSDGFPSDILISVYKIDKELIFTAESGIYQYSQELDEFTPHPFLNEWFRNRHVSKIKQAGDRIFYIAGGELGLMQKKSIGIYESEEKQFKKINSYISDDLENINIINDDNILIGAKEGFILYQSILDKPIKDSYNTYLKNVDITNLDDELSSISGSFFESASIDSPKLIRFEYSAPFYDGLSDLKYSYRLKPYDESWSEWTNTNWKEYTNLPAKNYEFEVKSVNVYGNESKVSTYSFTINPRWYESELAYTLYSFIILVIFTSVLYTREKKHKTEKEILNLNKEKEIRSKEREIHEFSEKTNQEIQNLKNESLKKEIDHKNSQLASVTMHLLSKNEFVMSIRKKLGDALTTKDNSDNLSKIVRSIDKNIDEDEAWETFAHHFDQVHGNFLHKLKQEVKLTPQETKLCAYLKMNMSTKDIANLMNITIRGVELARYRLRKKLGISRKVNLVEFLDNY, encoded by the coding sequence ATGAGACCGTATTTGATATTGATTTTTACCATTTTTTTAATAGGAACGATAAATGTAAAGGCTCAAAAAGAAGATGAAAGACAGCTAATATCCATACCCCTAACTACTACATATACTCCATCAGAATACAATGGTGGAATTCAAAATTGGGGAATTACTCAGGACACTTCAGGCTATATCTATATAGCTAATAACTACGGTCTTCTAGAGTTCGACGGAGCAACTTGGAACAAGTACGCAATAGCGGGTGCGACAAAAGTAAGGACTGTTCTAGTTGAAGAGATATCAAATCGAATCTATGTAGGTGGTCAAAAGCAACTGGGCTATTTCGAGCATACTAAATCGGGGATCTCATATCATAGCCTTGTAGATCGTATTCCTAGTAACGTGGTTGTTGATGAAATTTGGGACCTAGTGGCATTTAACAATGAAATCTATATTAATGTAAATGGTACCCTCGCACTACTAAAAAACGATCAAATAAAGATATTAGATAATGTAAATGATGTGGAATTCATTACTTCCATTGATGATGAACTCTTAGCTGGATCAACAAATGGCATCTATAGATTAAAGCAAGATAGTACAACATTTGAGCTCTTGGAAAACAGCGAAGGGCATAGCTATCGTGGAGTTTCTAAGTGGGGGAATAAATATATTCTTTTCACTTATGATGGTGACATATTCTATTATGAAAACAAAAAACTAAAATCAATCAAAACGAGTATTGATAGTTTTTTAAAGACTTCTAAGATTAACAAGGTATTAAAGTTAGAAAATCAAACTATAGTGTTAGGTACCCAGAACAATGGTTTGGTTATAATAGATAAAGACCTTAAACCTATCCTACACTTGACCAAAAACAGAGGACTTAATCACAGAACTGTAATTGCTTTATATGAAGATGATTTCAATAATTTATGGGTAGGGCTAAATAATGGAATTTGTGTAGTTGAACTTGGCTCTCCTTTCTCTCTCATCAATGAAAATGTAGGTTTGGAGGGCACAGGATATTCTGCTGCCAAATTGAATGATGAAATTTATTTAGGGACAAGCAGTGGCGTATTTGTTCCGAATGAAGCATTGGGAGATATGGATGCTAGAGCGGGGTATTCTGTATTGACCGGCAGTGAAGGCTTGGTAAATAGTATTTCTATACTAGACAAAAAGTTAATACTCGGTCATCATGAGGGAGCATTTATACTGAATGAAGGGAAGATTGAGGAGTTCAGTAATGAAACCGGATTTTGGGGTTTTAAAAAATTTGCCAAGAACAAATTAATTGGTGGAACTTATAATGGATTCTTCCTTTTCAAGAATTTAGATATACCTGAACTTGATAAATCACTAAAAGGCTTAAGTGAGTCCTCTAGAGTTTTTGAATTTGAAGATGATTCAACTCTATGGATGACGCACGGATATAAAGGTGCCTACAAAATCAAATTTAAATCTGACTCAATAAATCAGTTATCACACTATGGATCAAGTGATGGTTTTCCTTCGGATATTCTTATAAGTGTTTACAAAATAGACAAAGAATTGATTTTTACGGCAGAATCTGGAATCTATCAATACAGTCAAGAATTGGATGAGTTTACGCCACATCCATTCCTAAATGAATGGTTTAGAAACCGACATGTAAGTAAAATAAAGCAGGCTGGAGATAGGATTTTTTACATTGCAGGAGGCGAGTTGGGTCTCATGCAAAAAAAATCAATTGGAATCTATGAGTCTGAAGAAAAGCAATTCAAAAAGATAAATAGTTACATAAGTGACGATCTTGAGAATATCAATATCATCAATGATGACAACATTTTGATTGGCGCAAAAGAAGGGTTTATCCTTTATCAATCTATTTTGGACAAACCAATCAAAGATTCATATAACACCTACTTAAAAAATGTAGACATAACCAATCTAGATGATGAACTAAGTTCGATCTCAGGATCGTTTTTTGAATCAGCATCCATCGACAGCCCCAAGCTCATCCGATTTGAATATTCTGCTCCTTTCTATGATGGTCTTAGTGATTTGAAGTATTCATACAGACTAAAGCCATATGATGAAAGTTGGTCAGAGTGGACCAACACTAATTGGAAGGAATATACTAACCTACCGGCTAAGAATTATGAATTTGAAGTCAAGTCTGTCAATGTCTACGGTAACGAAAGTAAGGTTAGCACCTATTCATTCACTATAAATCCTCGGTGGTATGAGTCTGAATTAGCCTATACCCTTTATTCATTTATCATATTAGTCATTTTCACAAGTGTCCTTTACACAAGAGAAAAGAAGCATAAGACAGAAAAAGAAATTTTAAACCTAAATAAAGAAAAAGAGATCCGATCAAAGGAACGTGAAATACATGAGTTTTCGGAAAAGACCAATCAGGAGATTCAGAATTTAAAAAATGAGAGTCTGAAAAAAGAAATTGATCACAAAAACAGCCAGCTCGCGTCTGTCACTATGCATTTGTTGAGTAAGAATGAATTTGTAATGTCAATCCGGAAAAAACTCGGTGATGCATTGACCACTAAGGACAATTCTGATAATCTAAGTAAAATAGTAAGATCAATTGACAAGAATATAGATGAGGACGAAGCGTGGGAAACATTTGCTCATCATTTTGATCAAGTTCATGGAAACTTTTTACATAAGCTAAAACAAGAGGTGAAGCTAACTCCTCAAGAAACCAAGCTATGCGCTTACCTAAAGATGAACATGAGCACCAAAGACATTGCAAACCTTATGAATATAACGATACGTGGGGTTGAGTTGGCACGATATCGATTGAGAAAAAAATTAGGTATTAGTCGGAAAGTTAACCTGGTTGAATTCTTGGATAATTATTAA